CCGCGCGGCAAGCGCGGGTTCCGCGATGGCGAAACCGAGGCGCACACCGGCGAGACCATACATCTTGCCGAACGAGCGCAGCACGATGGTCGACGGCGGCAGCCTCCTGACGAGGCTTGCGTTTGTATCCACCACATCCACGAAGGCTTCATCGACCACGAGCAGGCCGCCGCGCCTGGCAAGCGATGTCGCCCATTCCGCGAGCGTGTCGGCTGCGATCAGCCGCCCGGTCGGATTGTTGGGGTTGACGACGATGACGGCGGCGGCCCCCTGCGCCTCCGCCAGCGACGTCACCTCGCGCACGTCGTGGCCTTCGCGCCGCCACGCCGCCGCGTGCTCGGCATAGGTTGGAGAAAGCACGGCCACCCATGACCGAGCGCCTGCGATGTCGGTCCCCCCGGCGCCTTGCAGCGGCTGCCGAGACGACGCGACGAGCCTCGGCAGGATCTGGATCAATGCCTGCGTGCCGGGAGCCGCGACGACATTGTCGGCGCTCATCGCGCCGTAACGCGCCGCAGCCGCCTGCCGCAGCGCGCGTTCTTCGGAGGCCAGCGGCAGGCGCGTCCATAGCCCCGCGCCGATCGCGGGCAAAGGATAGGCGACGGGATTGATGCCGGTCGAAAGATCGATCCACGGTTGCGGCGCCTTCGGCCAGCGGCGCTGCGCTTCGTCGAGCGCGCCGCCATGGGGAATGACGCCATGCGCCGGAGCATCGCCTTGCGCCAGAGCGAGGCGCCGCTCGTGCGGCTTTCCCGCAGTCGCGGCTTCATCTATAGGAGCGTTACTCTTCATCGCGCGTCCGCGCTTTCGCCTTTCGGATCATGTTCGTCACGCTCGCCCTCATCGCGCTCCTGGTTGAAGCCGCAGCAGGATATCCGCCCGCGCTGTTCCGCGCCGTGGGGCATCCGGTGACATGGATCGGCGCACTCTTATCATGGTGCGACCGCAACTTGAACCGCCCCGCGTGGTCGTTCGGCAAGCGTCGAGCGGGGGGGCTTGTCACCATCGCGCTGGTGCTCGGTGCGACGGTCGCGGTCAGCGCCGGTTTATGGGCCGCGCTCGAAAGCGCCCTGCCCCCGCTTGCCGCCGCTGTGGTGGGCGGAATTTTCGCGAGTTCCCTTCTCGCGCAGCGAAGTCTGGCGGAGCACGTGGAAGCCGTCGCCGACCGGCTTGAGGCGGACGGTCTCGATGGCGGGCGCGAGGCTGTAACGTTCCTTGTCGGCCGCGACGTGTCCGCGCTCGACGAGGCGGGCGTCTGCCGCGCCACTGTGGAAAGCCTTGCAGAAAATTTCTCAGACGGCGTTGTCGCGCCGCTGTTCTGGCTTGCGCTGGGCGGCCTTCCCGGCGCGGCTCTCTACAAGGCGACGAACACCGCCGACAGCATGATCGGCCACAAATCCGAGCGCTACCTCGCCTTCGGCTGGGCGTCCGCGCGGCTCGACGATCTCCTGAACCTGCCCGGATCGCGGCTTGCGGCGCTGTGGCTTACGCTTGCCGCGCTGCTTCAGCCTTCCGCCTCCGCCGTGGACGCCGCGCGCGCGGTGTTCCGGGACGCACGCCGCCATCGCTCGCCGAACGCGGGCTGGCCGGAAGCCGCCATGGCTGGCGCGCTCGGCTTCAAGCTCGGCGGCCCGCGCATCTATGGCGGCACGCCCGTCGATGACGCGTGGATGGGCGACGGGCGTGCCGCGCTCACTGCGGACGATATCCGCGCGGCTTTGCGTCTCTATCGCACCGCCTGCCTCATTCAGGCGAATGCGCTCGCGGCGACGGTTGTCGCTTTCACGGCGCTTTGACGAAATCAGAAGCACGCTTCAGGCTTCCGTTTGAGCATGATCCTGTCGCAAACCCCGCGGCTCCTTTTGCAGATCGTTTCGCGGCCGCGTATCGACGCTGTGGCATTCCACCCGCCCCGATTGCGTTTGACAGCCCGCGCGCGCATTGGCTAACTGCATTTTTTGACGGAGCGCCACGCCGATCCCTTGAGCCGATCCGACTGAGCCGAGCCCTGTCCATGTCCGCCCCGAAATCGATGACTGACGACCAGAAGCCCGCTCCGCGGGACTATATCCGCGACGGAGCCGAGATCTATCGCCGCTCCTTCTCGATCATCCGCAGCGAGGCCGACCTCTCGCGCTTCGACGAGCTTGAGGCGAAGGTCGCGGTGCGCATCATCCATGCCTGCGGGATGGTCGATGTGGTGAACGACCTCGACATGTCGCCGGGCTTCGCCGCCGCCGCGCGCGAGGCGCTGCTCAAGGGCGCGCCGATCCTCTGCGACGCGAACATGGTAGCCTTCGGCGTCACGCGCGCGCGCCTTCCCGCCGACAATGACGTGATCTGCACGCTTGCCGACGAGAGCGTGCCCGAGCTTGCGAAGACCATCGGCAACACGCGCTCCGCCGCCGCGATGGAGCTTTGGCTGCCGCATCTCGAAGGCGCGGTGGTCGCTATCGGCAACGCGCCGTCCGCGCTGTTCCGGCTCCTTGAAATGCTGGACGAAGGCGCGCCCGCGCCTGCCGCCATCATCGGTACGCCGGTCGGCTTTGTCGGCGCGGCGGAGTCGAAGGACGCGCTCGCCGCCGACGGCCGCGTGCCGTATCTCGTGGTGAAGGGAAGACGGGGCGGAAGCGCGATGGCCGCCGCCGCCGTCAATGCGCTCGCGAGCGAGAAGGAATGAGCGCGCTCGATGCGATCATGGGCGGCGCGGTTGGCGGGACGCTCTACGGCATCGGCGTCGGGCCGGGAGACGTGCGCTATCTCACGCTGCGCGCGGCGGGGCTGATCCGCTCTGTCGATGTGCTCGCGTGCTTTGCCAAAGAGGGCCGCAACAGCTGCGCCCGCACCGTCGCCGCGCCGCTGATCGAGACCGGCCGCGAGGAACTGACACTGTATTACCCGGTCACGACCGAAGCGCCGGTCGGCGACGGCGCCTATGACGAACCCATGCGCGATTTCTACGAGGCGTCGGCGGAAAAGCTGGCGGATCTGCTTCGCGCGGGCAAATCGGTCGGGCTGATGGGCGAAGGCGACCCGTTCTTCTACGGCTCGTTCATGCATATGTGGCGCAGGCTGGAGCGCGATTTCGCGGTGGAGATCGTGCCCGGCGTCATCGGTATTTCAGGCTGCGCGGCCAAGGCCAACACGCCGCTCACCTGGGG
The Rhodomicrobium lacus DNA segment above includes these coding regions:
- a CDS encoding threonine-phosphate decarboxylase, coding for MKSNAPIDEAATAGKPHERRLALAQGDAPAHGVIPHGGALDEAQRRWPKAPQPWIDLSTGINPVAYPLPAIGAGLWTRLPLASEERALRQAAAARYGAMSADNVVAAPGTQALIQILPRLVASSRQPLQGAGGTDIAGARSWVAVLSPTYAEHAAAWRREGHDVREVTSLAEAQGAAAVIVVNPNNPTGRLIAADTLAEWATSLARRGGLLVVDEAFVDVVDTNASLVRRLPPSTIVLRSFGKMYGLAGVRLGFAIAEPALAARLVGMLGPWAVSGPALAIGTAALDDSAWLEAARARLAADAARLDALLVRAGCVIAGGTPLYRLAVCAPDRPPFESVPLRTNETIPAQGRANAGTNTALALVNRLGEHGILVRRFAYERSWLRFGIPGSEEAWQRLESALCP
- the cbiB gene encoding adenosylcobinamide-phosphate synthase CbiB; amino-acid sequence: MFVTLALIALLVEAAAGYPPALFRAVGHPVTWIGALLSWCDRNLNRPAWSFGKRRAGGLVTIALVLGATVAVSAGLWAALESALPPLAAAVVGGIFASSLLAQRSLAEHVEAVADRLEADGLDGGREAVTFLVGRDVSALDEAGVCRATVESLAENFSDGVVAPLFWLALGGLPGAALYKATNTADSMIGHKSERYLAFGWASARLDDLLNLPGSRLAALWLTLAALLQPSASAVDAARAVFRDARRHRSPNAGWPEAAMAGALGFKLGGPRIYGGTPVDDAWMGDGRAALTADDIRAALRLYRTACLIQANALAATVVAFTAL
- a CDS encoding precorrin-8X methylmutase yields the protein MTDDQKPAPRDYIRDGAEIYRRSFSIIRSEADLSRFDELEAKVAVRIIHACGMVDVVNDLDMSPGFAAAAREALLKGAPILCDANMVAFGVTRARLPADNDVICTLADESVPELAKTIGNTRSAAAMELWLPHLEGAVVAIGNAPSALFRLLEMLDEGAPAPAAIIGTPVGFVGAAESKDALAADGRVPYLVVKGRRGGSAMAAAAVNALASEKE
- a CDS encoding precorrin-2 C(20)-methyltransferase, with product MSALDAIMGGAVGGTLYGIGVGPGDVRYLTLRAAGLIRSVDVLACFAKEGRNSCARTVAAPLIETGREELTLYYPVTTEAPVGDGAYDEPMRDFYEASAEKLADLLRAGKSVGLMGEGDPFFYGSFMHMWRRLERDFAVEIVPGVIGISGCAAKANTPLTWGDDVLTVLPGTLDEATLACRLADTDAAAIMKVGRNLAKVRRAIAAAGVLDRAIYVERGTMPGERILPLAEIQAETAPYFTIILIPGNGRRI